The Chloroflexota bacterium genome includes a region encoding these proteins:
- a CDS encoding MBL fold metallo-hydrolase has product MDIQWFGHSCFRLRTRGATVITDPCGPETGYEIPRMRADIVTVSHEHEDHNYCRIVAGDPKILRGPGEYEIKGIFIVGISTYHDRKKGQERGKNTVFTFEMDGLRICHLGDLGHVPSQEQIEELSDVSVLLIPVGGGTTINAAQAAEVVSLLEPNIVIPMHYSTKDLAMRLDPVSKFLAEMGQEGVKPQEMLQVQAGNMPEETQVVLLEYKH; this is encoded by the coding sequence ATGGACATCCAATGGTTTGGACACTCGTGTTTTCGGCTCCGCACTCGCGGCGCAACGGTGATCACCGACCCTTGTGGGCCTGAGACAGGCTATGAAATACCCCGCATGCGGGCGGATATTGTAACAGTCAGCCACGAACACGAGGATCACAACTACTGTCGTATCGTTGCAGGCGATCCCAAAATCCTCCGCGGACCGGGAGAATACGAGATCAAAGGGATCTTCATCGTCGGTATTTCCACCTACCATGATCGGAAAAAAGGTCAGGAGCGGGGCAAGAACACAGTTTTTACGTTCGAGATGGATGGCCTTCGCATCTGTCACTTAGGCGACTTAGGACATGTGCCTTCTCAAGAGCAGATTGAGGAACTGAGTGATGTGTCGGTGCTACTCATCCCAGTGGGCGGTGGGACCACGATCAACGCAGCACAGGCTGCTGAGGTGGTGAGTCTGCTGGAACCCAATATTGTCATCCCAATGCACTATTCTACCAAAGACCTGGCCATGAGACTAGATCCAGTGAGCAAGTTTCTGGCAGAGATGGGCCAGGAAGGCGTAAAGCCTCAGGAGATGTTGCAAGTGCAAGCGGGAAACATGCCAGAGGAGACCCAGGTCGTTTTGCTGGAATACAAACATTAG
- a CDS encoding tetratricopeptide repeat protein: protein MKRVSIIIGLAVLLLALSACGGEPSPTPEGDPQAYIQQGKALLDQGKVEEAIALFETAVKIDPNSIEGHFRLGNAYYEQGRLNDAAAQFQAAIRLDPNRADAISNLGVVYYQQGQLDNAIREFKRALEITPNDAEIHYDLGAAYVQQQRLDDAVSEFQEALRINPNLPEPYFGLGTVHKLRGEKEEAIAALQRFIELSDSPQFRAAAESMLNELRSQ, encoded by the coding sequence TTGAAGCGGGTCAGCATAATCATAGGCTTGGCTGTGCTCCTGTTGGCTCTTAGCGCCTGTGGAGGCGAACCGTCCCCGACGCCTGAGGGCGACCCTCAGGCCTATATCCAGCAGGGCAAAGCATTGTTGGACCAGGGGAAGGTGGAGGAGGCCATTGCTCTGTTTGAGACGGCGGTGAAGATTGATCCTAACTCCATCGAAGGTCATTTTCGACTAGGCAATGCCTATTATGAGCAAGGGCGTCTGAACGACGCTGCAGCTCAGTTCCAAGCGGCTATCCGCCTCGACCCAAACAGGGCCGACGCTATCTCCAACTTAGGGGTGGTTTACTATCAGCAGGGACAACTTGATAATGCCATCCGTGAATTCAAACGGGCTTTGGAAATCACTCCCAATGACGCTGAAATACACTATGATTTGGGCGCAGCATACGTGCAGCAACAGCGATTGGATGACGCAGTGAGCGAGTTTCAGGAGGCACTGCGCATAAACCCAAACCTGCCGGAGCCCTATTTTGGGCTGGGGACCGTTCACAAGTTGCGAGGCGAAAAGGAGGAAGCGATCGCTGCGCTCCAACGGTTCATAGAACTCAGTGATAGCCCACAATTTCGCGCTGCGGCGGAAAGTATGCTCAACGAGTTGCGTAGCCAATAG
- a CDS encoding insulinase family protein, translating into MPQTRSVSVAVFVAVGSRYEPDEMAGASHFVEHMLFKGTERRPNAQDIAKTIEGVGGMMNASTGRELTVYWTKVTPSHFPLALDLLIDMLRHSLFDETETEKERSVIIEEINNTLDTPSEWVGDLVNALLWPNHPVGRDVAGTRESVSRLSRDALLNYQASGYVPANAVVSIAGAIQYEDAVKEVETFLGDWSGMPTCSAPPVTDATGGFRLKIGHKVTEQAHFCLGVRALPRLHPDRFTLMVLNTILGEGMSSRLFVEIREKRGLAYDVGSYVNYMSDTGSLVIHAGVPVPKAPAAIEACIQEMVRLKEELVTPTELERAIEYAKGHLLLSLEDTLANASWVGRQEVLDHEVLSVDDVVARIQAVTAEEIHRVATTLFTTEALRLAVVGPFEDEAPFYAVLGL; encoded by the coding sequence ATGCCACAAACTCGCTCCGTGAGTGTAGCGGTCTTCGTGGCGGTGGGTTCACGCTATGAGCCCGACGAAATGGCCGGTGCTTCACATTTCGTGGAGCATATGCTCTTCAAAGGCACAGAACGCAGACCGAACGCCCAGGATATCGCGAAGACTATCGAGGGTGTCGGTGGGATGATGAACGCTAGTACAGGTCGTGAATTGACCGTCTACTGGACCAAGGTCACACCATCCCATTTCCCTCTGGCCCTAGATCTACTCATTGATATGCTCCGCCATTCGCTCTTCGACGAAACCGAGACGGAGAAAGAGCGGTCTGTCATTATTGAGGAGATCAACAACACCCTTGACACACCCAGTGAGTGGGTGGGTGATTTAGTGAATGCGCTCCTCTGGCCGAATCATCCTGTGGGGCGGGATGTGGCTGGAACACGAGAAAGCGTTAGCAGGCTTTCCAGAGACGCTTTGCTGAACTATCAAGCCAGCGGATATGTGCCGGCCAACGCTGTAGTAAGTATCGCAGGAGCCATTCAGTATGAGGATGCTGTAAAGGAGGTTGAAACCTTCTTGGGCGACTGGTCCGGCATGCCCACTTGCTCTGCGCCACCAGTCACGGATGCTACGGGAGGGTTCCGTCTAAAGATCGGACACAAGGTGACGGAGCAAGCGCACTTCTGTCTCGGCGTGCGTGCACTACCGCGTCTTCACCCTGACCGTTTCACTTTGATGGTGTTGAACACCATCCTGGGCGAGGGCATGAGCTCACGGCTTTTTGTCGAAATCCGGGAAAAGCGAGGTCTGGCCTATGACGTTGGCTCTTATGTCAATTATATGAGTGACACGGGGTCCCTTGTGATTCACGCTGGTGTCCCTGTACCAAAGGCTCCTGCAGCAATAGAGGCTTGCATTCAAGAGATGGTTAGGCTCAAGGAGGAACTCGTTACACCGACCGAATTGGAGCGCGCTATAGAATATGCAAAAGGGCACCTGTTGCTCAGTCTGGAAGATACCCTCGCTAATGCCTCCTGGGTAGGCCGCCAAGAAGTACTCGACCACGAGGTACTTTCTGTAGATGATGTGGTGGCTCGCATCCAAGCCGTGACTGCTGAGGAGATCCACCGCGTGGCCACAACCCTATTCACGACCGAAGCGCTCCGGCTCGCCGTGGTCGGACCCTTCGAGGATGAAGCGCCTTTCTACGCCGTATTGGGGTTGTAG
- a CDS encoding cyclic nucleotide-binding domain-containing protein, which produces MNILERLASIPLFQDLTDEELRLLASIARRERYAKGSKLCHQGELGTTFYIFDSGEAQVRRFDIQTGAEEPVGYKRPGDFFGETSLLLGEPRDATVRITADAEVICINKTEFDALREEHSRLFKNLRLSPSVRRKLELRRFPWMEPGETTAEFARKHWWVLVQLLFKPLIALLLTAIVLLLLSHIVPSWSAAFLVLLLISAAVLLGYPILDWRNDYYVVTNKRVVHEEVQLFVSQTRDEAPLDKIQNVTVERRALGNLIGFGDVVIQTAGPRGLIMFRYLCKPEQMMQSIFEEMNRAKARARAEERREIRQELQRQFGWSEEAPPAPIEPRRRYVKELSPLGRVLLRIPHPWVRSEVGETVTWRKHPVFLLQNIAFPLLGLVALVAVAALVGKIHDSPGPGFWLGYMLVVAIVVFLLWYQYVDWGNDIYMVTADALIDVEKKPLFGAEQRRRAGLEMVQNISLDIPGVWGMLLDFGDVVIQTAGVEGSLIFTRVSNPREVQADIVSHIEAFRERQARAEAERRRAELSDWFVAYREILEQKERSQASQAKDKRKSDMERK; this is translated from the coding sequence ATGAATATCCTAGAGCGGTTGGCAAGCATCCCTCTTTTCCAGGATTTGACGGACGAGGAACTTCGCCTGCTTGCCTCCATTGCCAGAAGAGAGAGATACGCCAAGGGCAGTAAACTCTGTCACCAGGGCGAACTCGGCACAACGTTCTATATCTTCGATTCTGGGGAGGCGCAAGTGCGCCGCTTTGACATCCAGACAGGCGCTGAAGAGCCGGTGGGCTATAAGCGCCCTGGCGATTTCTTTGGAGAGACCTCATTGCTGCTGGGTGAGCCCCGTGATGCTACTGTGCGCATCACGGCTGACGCTGAGGTCATCTGCATCAATAAGACAGAGTTCGATGCCTTGCGGGAAGAACACTCCCGTCTCTTTAAGAATTTGCGGCTGAGCCCCTCGGTACGCAGGAAATTGGAATTGCGGCGTTTCCCTTGGATGGAACCTGGCGAGACCACGGCCGAATTCGCGCGAAAACACTGGTGGGTTCTCGTTCAGTTGTTGTTCAAGCCCCTGATTGCGCTGCTTTTGACTGCGATTGTTCTACTCCTCCTCAGTCACATTGTCCCCAGTTGGTCTGCAGCGTTTCTCGTCCTTCTCCTCATCTCTGCGGCCGTATTGTTGGGGTACCCAATATTAGACTGGCGAAATGATTACTACGTGGTGACAAACAAGCGGGTTGTACACGAGGAAGTGCAGTTGTTCGTCTCTCAGACGCGTGACGAGGCTCCGCTGGATAAAATACAAAACGTTACTGTGGAGAGGAGGGCTTTGGGGAATCTGATAGGGTTCGGCGATGTGGTCATCCAGACTGCTGGGCCTCGCGGACTCATTATGTTTCGCTATCTATGCAAACCCGAGCAGATGATGCAAAGCATCTTTGAGGAGATGAACCGGGCCAAAGCACGAGCTCGGGCTGAGGAACGACGGGAAATCCGGCAGGAACTGCAACGGCAATTCGGTTGGTCCGAAGAGGCTCCTCCGGCACCTATCGAACCACGTAGGCGATATGTAAAAGAATTGAGCCCGCTAGGACGTGTTCTCCTGCGGATACCGCACCCGTGGGTCCGTTCAGAAGTGGGAGAAACTGTGACTTGGCGCAAGCATCCCGTCTTTCTCCTACAAAACATCGCCTTTCCTCTGCTGGGTTTAGTAGCGCTTGTAGCAGTGGCGGCTTTGGTCGGGAAGATACACGACTCACCTGGACCAGGCTTCTGGCTGGGTTATATGTTGGTGGTGGCTATTGTAGTCTTTCTGCTGTGGTATCAATATGTGGATTGGGGCAACGATATTTACATGGTCACCGCTGATGCGCTGATCGATGTGGAGAAAAAGCCGCTCTTTGGAGCGGAACAGCGCCGACGCGCTGGTTTGGAAATGGTGCAGAATATCTCTCTCGATATACCCGGTGTATGGGGTATGCTCCTCGATTTTGGCGACGTCGTTATTCAAACGGCGGGAGTAGAGGGATCGTTGATTTTCACCCGGGTTTCGAATCCTCGCGAGGTCCAGGCTGATATCGTCAGTCATATAGAGGCCTTCCGCGAGCGGCAAGCGCGTGCCGAGGCAGAGCGGCGTCGGGCAGAATTATCGGATTGGTTTGTTGCTTACCGAGAAATCTTGGAACAGAAAGAACGAAGTCAAGCGTCCCAGGCGAAGGACAAGAGGAAGTCTGACATGGAAAGAAAATGA
- a CDS encoding DUF4349 domain-containing protein: MHAKKWGYLGITLALILGMASCAPLLSKSVAVPTPAPPAARGLAEQAATAPKPGISYDAGAIPPSEERMIVSTANLSIVVKDAMAALDNVKEIAVNLGGYISQSNSWYQGEVVRAQVTIRVPAKSLDTALDRIKALATRVEQENISGQDVTEEYTDLQSQLRNLQATENELLELLRTVRERSTKAEDILAVHRELVNIRGQIETLQGRKQYLENMTALATITVDLIPEELEKPVVEPGWDPGRTLRNAARALVNTLKVLANVVIWALVYGVPILLILLVPVLVLWSVWRWWQRRRVAKG; encoded by the coding sequence ATGCACGCAAAGAAATGGGGTTATCTTGGTATCACGTTGGCTCTAATCCTGGGAATGGCGTCGTGCGCCCCTCTGTTGTCAAAGTCCGTGGCGGTGCCTACACCAGCGCCGCCCGCCGCAAGAGGCTTAGCGGAGCAGGCCGCAACTGCGCCCAAGCCTGGGATCTCCTACGACGCCGGAGCCATTCCGCCGTCCGAGGAGCGGATGATCGTGAGTACCGCCAATCTCTCGATCGTGGTCAAAGATGCGATGGCTGCCCTCGACAACGTCAAGGAGATTGCTGTCAACTTGGGCGGTTACATTTCGCAATCCAATTCCTGGTACCAAGGCGAAGTGGTACGGGCCCAAGTGACCATACGCGTGCCCGCCAAGTCACTGGATACAGCCCTGGATCGCATCAAAGCACTGGCAACTAGAGTAGAACAGGAGAATATCTCCGGTCAAGATGTTACCGAGGAGTACACCGACTTACAGTCCCAGTTGCGTAATCTACAAGCCACAGAGAACGAGCTCCTGGAACTGCTCCGCACCGTGCGCGAACGTTCTACCAAGGCTGAGGATATTCTGGCTGTCCATCGCGAACTAGTGAACATTCGCGGCCAGATTGAGACGCTCCAAGGACGCAAGCAGTATTTGGAGAATATGACGGCCTTGGCAACTATCACTGTGGATCTCATTCCCGAGGAATTGGAAAAGCCAGTGGTGGAGCCCGGCTGGGACCCTGGGCGCACGCTACGTAATGCGGCCCGAGCTTTGGTGAACACCCTTAAAGTTCTCGCGAACGTGGTGATATGGGCCTTGGTCTATGGCGTACCAATTCTGCTGATACTGCTCGTGCCTGTCTTGGTCCTCTGGTCGGTTTGGCGTTGGTGGCAGCGACGGCGGGTAGCGAAAGGCTAA